In one Bosea sp. RAC05 genomic region, the following are encoded:
- a CDS encoding AI-2E family transporter, whose amino-acid sequence MLNSSAWRPFPRYRAEPEVEVEDPNEDVSPSEHDLIVRYAIIGIFVILLTGALYLTRVIALPITAGIIFGLVLGPAVDGLVRRNVPQLLAAALVVLLFLGIIVAAITVLAVPVASLSDQGPAMMTALKTKLAGLFVMMDEAKAAIGTLMGKTGAELSVSQGNPLLDLAMSSSAIAGGLLIFVATVYFWLATRRHLKARALRLCLGRGARKSAGVFFQEIESRVARYFGLVTLINLGMGILTMGIAGLAGLPYPIFWGALAFVLNYLAFIGPIIVTIMLFAGALVEAPLILTAVWPAAAYFVIHLIEGNAVTPVFVGRRLTVSPFLVFIGFIFWLWLWGPVGAVLSTPILLVAMVAQEEFSRYRAAQAEEQAEAKPA is encoded by the coding sequence ATGTTGAACTCGTCTGCCTGGAGGCCGTTTCCGCGATACAGGGCGGAGCCCGAGGTCGAGGTCGAAGACCCGAACGAGGATGTCAGCCCGTCCGAGCATGACCTGATCGTCCGCTATGCCATCATCGGCATCTTCGTGATCCTGCTGACGGGCGCGCTCTACCTGACCCGGGTGATCGCCCTGCCGATCACGGCGGGCATCATCTTCGGCCTCGTGCTCGGCCCGGCCGTCGACGGACTCGTGCGCCGCAATGTCCCCCAGCTTCTCGCAGCCGCGCTCGTCGTGCTGCTGTTCCTCGGCATCATCGTCGCGGCGATCACCGTACTCGCCGTGCCCGTCGCCAGCCTGAGCGATCAGGGTCCGGCGATGATGACCGCGCTGAAGACCAAGCTCGCCGGCCTCTTCGTGATGATGGACGAGGCCAAGGCCGCCATCGGCACGCTCATGGGCAAGACCGGTGCGGAACTCAGCGTCTCGCAGGGCAACCCGCTGCTCGACCTCGCCATGTCGTCCTCGGCGATCGCGGGCGGCCTGCTGATCTTCGTGGCCACCGTCTATTTCTGGCTCGCCACGCGGCGCCATCTCAAGGCCCGCGCCCTGCGCCTCTGCCTCGGCCGGGGCGCAAGGAAATCCGCCGGCGTCTTCTTCCAGGAGATCGAGAGCCGCGTGGCCCGCTATTTCGGGCTGGTGACACTGATCAATCTGGGGATGGGTATCCTCACCATGGGCATCGCCGGGCTGGCGGGACTGCCCTATCCGATCTTCTGGGGCGCGCTGGCCTTCGTCCTCAACTACCTCGCCTTCATCGGCCCGATCATCGTCACCATCATGCTGTTCGCCGGTGCGCTGGTCGAGGCGCCTCTCATCCTGACGGCCGTCTGGCCGGCGGCCGCCTATTTCGTCATCCACCTGATCGAGGGCAATGCGGTGACGCCGGTCTTCGTCGGGCGTCGGCTGACGGTCTCGCCCTTCCTGGTCTTCATCGGCTTCATCTTCTGGCTCTGGCTCTGGGGGCCGGTGGGAGCGGTGCTCTCGACTCCGATCCTGCTCGTCGCCATGGTGGCGCAGGAGGAATTCTCGCGCTATCGGGCGGCGCAGGCCGAGGAGCAGGCCGAGGCGAAACCCGCCTGA
- a CDS encoding DUF883 C-terminal domain-containing protein codes for MATSTTAAKRAAASAKRVKDEVVAGGEEIAGEARETAARVKREAGAIEESLTRGAEDLVATVGEKLRSVGVDTDRMADVAKEQATELQRLIEEEIRERPLRALGLAAAVGLFVGFLSAR; via the coding sequence ATGGCCACCAGCACCACCGCCGCCAAACGCGCAGCCGCTTCCGCCAAGCGGGTCAAGGACGAGGTCGTCGCCGGTGGCGAGGAGATCGCGGGCGAGGCGCGGGAGACCGCCGCCCGCGTCAAGCGCGAGGCCGGTGCGATCGAGGAGAGCCTCACCCGCGGCGCCGAGGATCTGGTCGCGACCGTGGGCGAGAAGCTTCGCTCCGTCGGCGTCGACACCGACCGCATGGCCGATGTCGCCAAGGAACAGGCGACCGAACTCCAGCGCCTGATCGAGGAGGAGATCCGCGAGCGGCCGCTGCGCGCGCTCGGCCTGGCGGCAGCGGTCGGCCTCTTCGTCGGCTTCCTCTCGGCGCGCTGA
- a CDS encoding sensor histidine kinase, translating into MSTQARRRTRFLAPAIPALRARLRSATTTVVAIGVVAIAILLAAWINRQAQHTAEQVSRAIAVRESAERFLGHLRDAETGQRGYLLTGLTSYLSPFTEGRGEAAPALAALEGLVGDDPAQRERIAALRAQMQLKLDELDATIGLMRDGRQAEALALIRRGQGIGAMDALRDLVEQMQAAENVRLVSLNRNEERRRLLASIGIVVALAGLAFAAWQQLRLRQRRSASLAESNAELERVVGERTRELENERLRIEALLRDVNHRVGNNLAMVSALLSVQSRQSREPAVRAALQQAQSRIQAIAAGQRRLRLDLDTDEIEARPYMEDLLAEIGKAAEGRPIEIALAMDEIRLPGRDAVSFVVIVNELVTNAIKHAFADGRPGRIVIRFEEVARDDGPALALTVEDDGVGMPAELEAKGLGQTVIASLLRSMRATMTSSPLTPGSERPGTRVTLVFPQSR; encoded by the coding sequence ATGTCGACTCAGGCGCGGCGGCGCACACGGTTTCTCGCTCCCGCAATCCCGGCCTTGCGGGCGCGCCTTCGCTCAGCGACGACGACGGTCGTCGCCATCGGGGTCGTCGCGATCGCGATCCTGCTGGCGGCCTGGATCAATCGTCAGGCGCAGCACACGGCCGAACAGGTTTCCCGCGCGATCGCGGTGCGCGAGAGCGCCGAGCGCTTCCTGGGGCATCTGCGCGACGCCGAGACCGGCCAGCGCGGCTACCTGCTCACCGGCCTGACGAGCTACCTGTCGCCCTTCACCGAAGGGCGCGGCGAGGCCGCGCCGGCCCTCGCCGCGCTGGAGGGGCTTGTCGGCGACGATCCCGCCCAGCGTGAGCGGATCGCCGCTTTGCGCGCGCAGATGCAGTTGAAGCTCGACGAGCTCGACGCCACCATCGGTCTGATGCGGGACGGGCGCCAGGCCGAGGCGCTCGCGCTCATCCGCCGCGGCCAGGGCATCGGCGCCATGGACGCGCTGCGTGATCTCGTCGAGCAGATGCAGGCCGCCGAGAATGTCCGCCTCGTCTCGCTCAACCGCAACGAGGAGCGGCGGCGGCTGCTGGCGAGCATCGGCATCGTCGTGGCGCTGGCGGGCCTGGCCTTCGCCGCCTGGCAGCAGCTGCGCCTGCGCCAGCGCCGCAGCGCGTCGCTGGCCGAGAGCAATGCCGAGCTGGAACGGGTCGTCGGCGAGCGCACCCGGGAGCTCGAGAACGAGCGCCTGCGCATCGAGGCGCTGCTGCGCGACGTCAATCATCGTGTCGGCAACAACCTCGCCATGGTCTCGGCCCTCCTGAGCGTGCAGAGCCGCCAGAGCCGGGAGCCGGCGGTGCGGGCGGCGCTGCAGCAGGCGCAGTCCCGCATCCAGGCGATCGCCGCCGGCCAGCGCCGCCTGCGGCTCGATCTCGACACCGACGAGATCGAGGCACGGCCCTATATGGAGGATCTGCTGGCCGAGATCGGCAAGGCGGCGGAGGGCCGGCCGATCGAGATCGCGCTCGCCATGGACGAGATCCGCCTGCCCGGCCGCGACGCCGTCTCCTTCGTGGTGATCGTCAACGAGCTCGTCACCAATGCCATCAAGCATGCCTTCGCCGATGGCCGGCCGGGCCGAATCGTCATCCGCTTCGAGGAGGTGGCTCGCGACGATGGGCCCGCGCTCGCCCTGACGGTCGAGGATGACGGCGTCGGCATGCCCGCGGAGCTCGAGGCCAAGGGGCTCGGCCAGACGGTGATCGCAAGCCTGCTGCGCAGCATGCGCGCGACGATGACATCATCTCCGCTGACGCCCGGCTCGGAGCGTCCGGGCACCCGCGTCACGCTGGTCTTCCCCCAAAGCCGCTGA
- a CDS encoding GNAT family N-acetyltransferase, whose amino-acid sequence MTAAAVQIVRIAETPPVGFETLREEAAAEGYGFIDRLAGELAGGIYAGDADLPVMLAAFREGGLVAIGGLTPDPYDSAPDLARIRHVYVRPAMRREGVGRWLTSALIQQGLAVAARLSLRAADARSAAFWEAQGFARDEGGTARTHLLTRQAWPS is encoded by the coding sequence GTGACGGCCGCGGCCGTCCAGATCGTCCGGATCGCCGAAACCCCGCCCGTCGGGTTCGAGACCTTGCGCGAGGAGGCCGCAGCCGAGGGCTACGGCTTCATCGACCGGCTGGCCGGGGAACTGGCGGGCGGGATCTATGCCGGGGATGCCGATCTCCCGGTGATGCTGGCCGCCTTCAGGGAAGGCGGCCTCGTCGCGATCGGTGGATTGACGCCAGACCCTTACGATTCCGCTCCGGACCTGGCCCGGATCCGGCATGTCTATGTCCGCCCGGCCATGCGACGCGAGGGGGTCGGCCGCTGGCTCACATCCGCCCTGATCCAGCAGGGCCTTGCAGTGGCCGCGCGCCTCTCGCTGCGGGCTGCCGATGCGCGCTCGGCCGCGTTCTGGGAAGCCCAGGGGTTCGCCCGCGACGAGGGCGGCACCGCGCGGACGCATCTGCTGACCCGTCAGGCCTGGCCGTCCTGA
- the cysK gene encoding cysteine synthase A has product MTEAAHRQDPGQGKLPGRGRIYESITDTIGDTPLVKLNRLPAERGVKATILAKLEFFNPISSVKDRIGVNMIDALEASGTLKPGGTLIEPTSGNTGIALAFVAAARGYRLILVMPETMSLERRKMLALLGAELVLTPGPGGMRGAVARAEELKAEIPGAIIPQQFENPHNPEIHRKTTAEEIWNDTQGAVDIFISGVGTGGTITGVGQVLKAKKPSVKIIAVEPEDSPVLSGGAPGPHKIQGIGAGFVPGILDRSIIDEVVTVGNQTSFETSRALARSEGIPAGISSGAAIAAALEVGARPENAGKTIVVIIPSFAERYISSALFEGL; this is encoded by the coding sequence ATGACCGAGGCAGCGCACAGACAGGATCCAGGCCAGGGCAAGCTGCCCGGGCGCGGCCGCATCTATGAGTCGATCACCGACACGATCGGCGATACGCCGCTGGTCAAGCTGAACCGGTTGCCGGCCGAGCGTGGGGTCAAGGCGACGATCCTGGCCAAGCTCGAGTTCTTCAACCCGATCTCGAGCGTCAAGGACCGGATCGGCGTCAACATGATCGATGCGCTGGAGGCGTCGGGGACGCTGAAGCCGGGCGGCACGCTGATCGAGCCGACCTCGGGCAACACCGGCATCGCGCTCGCCTTCGTGGCGGCGGCGCGCGGCTACCGGCTGATCCTGGTGATGCCCGAGACGATGTCGCTCGAACGCCGCAAGATGCTGGCGCTGCTCGGCGCCGAGCTGGTGCTGACGCCCGGCCCCGGCGGCATGCGCGGCGCTGTCGCGCGGGCGGAAGAACTCAAGGCCGAGATTCCCGGCGCGATCATCCCGCAGCAGTTCGAGAATCCGCACAACCCGGAGATCCACCGCAAGACGACGGCCGAGGAGATCTGGAACGACACGCAAGGCGCCGTCGACATCTTCATCTCCGGCGTCGGCACCGGCGGCACCATCACCGGCGTCGGGCAGGTGCTGAAGGCGAAGAAGCCGAGCGTGAAGATCATCGCCGTCGAGCCGGAAGACTCGCCTGTGCTGTCGGGCGGCGCGCCCGGCCCCCACAAGATCCAGGGCATCGGCGCCGGCTTCGTGCCCGGCATCCTCGACCGCTCGATCATCGACGAGGTGGTGACGGTCGGCAACCAGACGTCGTTCGAGACGTCGCGGGCGCTGGCCAGGAGCGAGGGCATCCCGGCCGGCATTTCGTCGGGCGCCGCCATCGCAGCGGCGCTCGAAGTCGGCGCGCGGCCGGAGAACGCCGGCAAGACGATCGTCGTGATCATCCCGTCCTTCGCCGAGCGCTACATTTCGAGCGCCCTGTTCGAGGGGCTGTGA